In a genomic window of Streptomyces noursei ATCC 11455:
- a CDS encoding acyl-CoA dehydrogenase family protein, with protein MTAPSIRNVSEREARRVAEAAREQDWHKPSFAKELFLGRFRLDLIHPHPTPAVDDVRRGEKFLATLREFCETEIDGARIEREGRIPDETVRGLKELGALGMKIDPKYGGLGLTQVYYNRALALVGSASPAIGALLSAHQSIGVPQPLKLFGTQEQKEAFLPRLARTDISAFLLTEPDVGSDPARLATAAVPDGEDYVLDGVKLWTTNGVVADLLVVMARVPASEGHKGGITAFVVEADSPGITVENRNAFMGLRGLENGVTRFHRVRVPAANRIGPEGAGLKIALTTLNTGRLSLPAMCAGTGKWCLKIAREWSGAREQWGRPIAKHEAVGAKISFIAATTFALEAVVDLASQMADENRNDIRIEAALAKLYGSEMGWRIADELVQIRGGRGFETADSLAARGERAVPAEQTLRDMRINRIFEGSTEIMHLLIAREAVDAHLSVAGDLIDPDKSLADKGRAAAKAGGFYARWLPKLVAGPGQLPRTYQEFGELAGHLRYVERTSRKLARSTFYAMSRWQGKMETKQGFLGRIVDIGAELFAMSAACVRAEHLRLTGAHGQEAYQLADAFCRQARIRVEELFHRLWTNTDELDRKVVSGVLGGRYTWLEEGVVDPSGDGAWIADAAPGRSTKDNARRPFR; from the coding sequence ATGACCGCTCCGTCCATCCGCAACGTTTCCGAGCGCGAAGCCCGTCGGGTCGCCGAGGCGGCCCGTGAGCAGGACTGGCACAAGCCCAGCTTCGCCAAGGAGCTGTTCCTGGGGCGCTTCCGGCTCGACCTCATCCATCCGCACCCCACCCCCGCGGTGGACGACGTCCGGCGCGGCGAGAAGTTCCTGGCCACGCTGCGGGAGTTCTGCGAGACGGAGATCGACGGCGCCCGCATCGAACGGGAGGGCCGCATTCCGGACGAGACCGTCCGCGGCCTGAAGGAACTGGGCGCCCTCGGCATGAAGATCGACCCCAAGTACGGCGGTCTCGGGCTCACCCAGGTCTACTACAACCGCGCCCTCGCCCTGGTCGGCTCGGCCAGCCCGGCGATCGGTGCGCTGCTCTCCGCGCATCAGTCGATCGGCGTACCGCAGCCGCTGAAGCTCTTCGGCACCCAGGAGCAGAAGGAGGCGTTCCTGCCGCGGCTGGCCCGTACGGACATCTCGGCCTTCCTGCTCACCGAACCCGACGTGGGCTCCGACCCGGCCCGGCTGGCGACTGCCGCGGTCCCCGACGGCGAGGACTACGTCCTCGACGGCGTGAAGCTGTGGACCACCAACGGCGTGGTCGCCGACCTGCTGGTGGTGATGGCCCGGGTGCCCGCCTCCGAGGGGCACAAGGGCGGCATCACCGCCTTCGTCGTCGAGGCCGACTCGCCCGGTATCACCGTCGAGAACCGCAACGCCTTCATGGGCCTGCGCGGCCTGGAGAACGGCGTCACCCGCTTCCACCGGGTGCGGGTGCCGGCCGCCAACCGCATCGGCCCCGAGGGCGCCGGCCTGAAGATCGCCCTGACCACGCTCAACACCGGTCGGCTCTCGCTGCCCGCGATGTGCGCCGGCACCGGCAAGTGGTGCCTGAAGATCGCCCGCGAGTGGTCCGGCGCCCGCGAGCAGTGGGGCCGCCCGATCGCCAAGCACGAGGCGGTCGGCGCCAAGATCTCCTTCATCGCGGCGACCACCTTCGCCCTGGAAGCCGTCGTGGACCTCGCCTCCCAGATGGCCGACGAGAACCGCAACGACATCCGCATCGAGGCCGCCCTCGCCAAGCTCTACGGCTCCGAGATGGGCTGGCGGATCGCCGACGAACTGGTCCAGATCCGCGGCGGCCGGGGCTTCGAGACCGCCGACTCGCTCGCCGCCCGCGGCGAACGCGCCGTCCCGGCCGAGCAGACGCTGCGGGACATGCGGATCAACCGGATCTTCGAGGGCTCCACGGAGATCATGCACCTGCTGATCGCCCGCGAGGCGGTGGACGCCCACCTGTCCGTCGCCGGCGACCTCATCGACCCCGACAAGTCGCTGGCCGACAAGGGCCGGGCGGCCGCCAAGGCCGGCGGCTTCTACGCCCGCTGGCTGCCCAAGCTCGTCGCCGGCCCCGGCCAACTCCCGCGCACCTACCAGGAGTTCGGTGAACTGGCGGGTCATCTGCGGTACGTCGAGCGGACCTCCCGCAAGCTCGCCCGGTCCACCTTCTACGCGATGTCCCGCTGGCAGGGGAAGATGGAGACCAAGCAGGGCTTCCTCGGCCGGATCGTCGACATCGGCGCGGAGCTGTTCGCGATGAGCGCGGCCTGCGTCCGGGCCGAGCACCTGCGGCTCACCGGCGCCCACGGCCAGGAGGCGTACCAGCTGGCGGACGCCTTCTGCCGGCAGGCCCGGATCCGCGTCGAGGAACTCTTCCACCGGCTGTGGACCAACACCGACGAACTGGACCGCAAGGTCGTCTCCGGCGTCCTCGGCGGTCGCTACACCTGGCTGGAGGAGGGCGTCGTCGACCCCAGCGGCGACGGTGCCTGGATCGCCGACGCCGCCCCCGGCCGGAGCACCAAGGACAACGCCCGCCGGCCCTTCCGGTAA